From one Sulfurimonas sp. genomic stretch:
- a CDS encoding YbgC/FadM family acyl-CoA thioesterase — MQIRVYYEDTDTGGIVYHSNYLNFCERARSEVFFSRGMTPELENGHFVARKIVADYYRPAKLGDVLDVKTELLEMKNASFSLKQTVYKDDVKLFELVITLAYIDFEGRAQKLNEVKEFLLELF, encoded by the coding sequence ATGCAGATAAGAGTTTATTATGAAGATACAGATACAGGTGGTATAGTATACCATTCAAACTATTTAAACTTTTGTGAACGTGCAAGGAGTGAAGTTTTTTTTAGTCGCGGTATGACACCTGAACTTGAAAATGGACATTTCGTAGCTAGAAAGATAGTAGCTGATTATTATAGACCTGCAAAACTTGGAGATGTTTTAGATGTTAAAACAGAACTACTAGAGATGAAAAACGCATCTTTTTCGTTAAAACAAACGGTATATAAAGATGATGTTAAACTTTTTGAACTTGTGATCACGTTAGCCTACATAGATTTTGAAGGACGTGCACAAAAGCTAAACGAGGTAAAAGAATTTTTATTAGAATTATTCTAG